AAGCCCCTGCTGAAATATCTAAACCGGAAAAAACCATCGAGATCACACTGACCTTATCCGACGACAAAGGCTTTCAGGAAATCCTCGAACAACAAAAAGGGAAAGTCGTGCTCGTCGATTTCTGGGCGCTCTGGTGTGTTCCTTGTAGAAAGAATTTCCATCATACTGTCGAATGGAAAACGAAATTCGCCGAACAGGGCCTGACGGTCATTTCCGTCAGTATGGATGAATCCGATGAAGACACGCAAAAAGAGGTCTTGGAGTTTCTGGAAGAACAGGATGCCCAGTTCACAAATATACTGGCGACAGCATCCGACGATCAGGATCCAATGAAAACATTTGGAATTGATAACGATACTTTACCACATTATCGAATTTACGATCGAACTGGATCACTCGTCAAGAAATTTTATTTTAAGGAACCAGATCAGAGCTTCACCCAGGCAGATATCGAGACTGCTTTAGAGACAACTCTGAAACAGAAACCGGAATAACCGCCTTTTCTCGATTGAGTGGAAAACATGATCCGTAAACTCTGGTCGACCTGCATTGATGAACTGTTCGGCTTTTATCTCCTGCATCGGTTTTTCTATTACCAGAAACAACCGCTGGTCGTTTCCAACGCAGGCGAATCGGTCCCCGAACTCCACAGCGGAGATCTGACCACGTTTTTTTCGCCCGTTCCCACAGCGGCACAACTGGAATATCAGCCCCGACTAAGACCGGCATCGAAGCTTACATTTGATGCCGCCGAGGTCGAGGATTTCCAATTCCTCAGTTCGATTCAAACGACGTTTCCTGAGAATGATCTGGTAAAAGGCCGCCACTGGAAATCGACGGCTGTCTCACGCGAATCGGGAGCATCGCCGCGTTATACCGTGGTCGCCGTCGATGGAATCGTGCAGATGGGAATCCGCAGTTTTAACAGGCTTGCACAACGTCTCACGCCCTGCGGCGTGGATGTCGTTATGCTGGACAGCCCGTTTAACTACCGACGCACGCCGGCAGGCTATCGTCCCGGACAACTGATTGCCGGCGGTAACCTGGATCATCAGCTCACCGTCGCCCGTCAAGGCGTACTGGACCTTTGGAGCCTGATTCTCGCTTTGCAAAACCAGGGACATCAGATCGGTCTCGTGGGCATCAGTCACGGTGCCTGGATGTCCCTGACAGCGGCCTTGTTAATCGATCAGCTCGAATTCGTGATGGCGATCACCCCCCCCGTTGACCTGTTCCATATCCTGGAAGAAGGGGGAACAGTTGTAAACGCGATTCGCCGTGGTGTCGGCGATGATGTCACTGAACCGGAACGGCTGGAACAACTCACCCGCCCCCTGGTAGTCCCCAACTGGCAGCCCCGTCTGGATGCTTCTGCCATCCACCTGCACGTCGCCGACTTCGATCGCTTTGTTCCCTCATTCCGCATTCAAGCACTGGCCGAACAATGGCAGGCAAAATCCTCCCACCATCGATTAGGTCATATCGAAGCCACCACAGGTCCGAAAGTCGTCGCACAGGTCGCGGAAGACGTTCTTGATTTCTGGAATTTGAAGCCGCAGTAACATTTTTTTGAGCGCTCAAAATTTGCAGATCATTCACAGGAAATCGCCGCGTAAACACCAACCGTTATAATCTGTATGACCTGTCTCAATTCACTGACGTTTCTATTTTTCTATCCAGATTTCGTTGATTAAATGCATCATGTTGTCGCTTCGCAACTTATTCTTTCAGCATAGCCTCAATTGCAGAATGACTTGATCGTCTTCTGCTCAGTTGAAGCTTCCAGTGGGCCAGCTTTTTTATCTATTCAGTTAGATAAAAGAATTTAATTCGTCTTTATAGTAAACCTATTTTGATTCAGTTCAAAAAAGGGAAGCTGCCAAGGGAGCAACTATGCAGGTACGAGTTCGCGATTTAATGACGGTCAATCCGGTCAGTGTGCTGACAGGAACAAGCCTCCAGGAAGCGGCGACGCAAATGATCCTGGCTGAATCTGCTGAGATCTATGTGATCGATCAGCAACAAAGGCTCATCGGGGTAGTACCCGATTATGCGATTCTCAAGCACAAACTGATGCATCAGCATCTGAATGATCCCATCGACTCGATAATGAATGTGCAACTCGAGTCACTCTCCCCCGAAGACGACGCACTGCAACTGGCCCACCTGTTTCGTGATCGCCGCAATAGCTGCATGGCTGTTACCGAGCAAGGTCGACTGGTTGGCAAACTGAGTTGCCGGGATCTCTTTCGCACCATCATGACACTGGATTCAATTGAATCAACAGAAGAACAGTCATCAGTAGCAGATTCACAATCCACAGCAGAATCCGATTCACCTGCTTCTTCGATGAACCCACCTCACCTCAACCGCTACAGTCTGAGAAAACAACTGCTCCAGTTAAACGGCCCCAAATGCAAGTAACCTGCCTCTAACCTGTCAGCTTTGGGCCTTTAAATCTACGCCCATATCTGCAAACAGGTAAATCATATCATCCCAGACATTCTTCTTCGCGGAAGGATTACGCAACAAATACGAGGGATGGTATGTGCAGACAACCCGCGCCCGACCATACTCATAAAACTGTCCCCGCATCTTCCCGATCGGCAACTCGGAATGTAGCAGATTCTTCGCCGCCACTGAGCCCCAGCAGACAATGTAGTCGGGATCGACGATCTCAATCTGGGCATCCAGAAATCCACGGCAGTTATCAGCTTCTTCGTTTGTCGGATTCCGGTTTCCCGGCGGTCGACAACGCAGAATATTTGCGATGTAAATGTCGCTGCGTTTTATCTGGCAGGCTTCGATAATCTTATCCATCAACTTCCCTGCCCGACCAACGAACGGTTCTCCCTGTTTATCCTCGTCGGCACCGGGGGCTTCGCCGATAAACATGATTTTAGCTTTTGGATTCCCCACGCCAAAGACGGTTTGCGTTCGTGTTGAAGCCAGCTCCGGGCATTTTTTACATTTCGCAACCTTCGCGGCAACGATCTCCAACTCTGCCTGTCGTTCGGCTTTGGTCAATTTCGATTTTGCTGTTCGAGCCACACTCATTTCCTTTCGAGGGGTTTCAGTCTCGTTGACGACATCACGGGGCGCGATCTCGGCCGGTGCCGACGGCAGGGGTGATCCCGCTTCCAGCACCGGTTGTGTTTCCCTCTGAACCGGAGAGGGCTCAGGAGGCTGAGACACAACGGGCGCAGCCGGTTGAATCGCGGGAGCTTCTTCGACAGGCGGTTGTGGAACCGGAGCCATACGCTTCAAATGCGTGACTCCCGCACGTTGCCAGCTTTCAATTAATTGGCGGGCTGCCCGCTGCGAACGTCGGTCCGCACTTTCATTCATGACGCATGACCTGTCTTTATCGTTTCACCTTACAGCCCGGCACTGCAGCTTTGAACTTATCGACACCTTCATCAGTCACTTGAGAGAAACTGAGCTGAAGCTCTTTGAGATTTTTCAAAGCAGCCAGCTTCTCCAGGCCCGCATCACCAATTTCTGTTTTACTCAAATTGAGATATTCCAGTTTTTTGAGCGGCAACAACGCATCTAATCCGTCATCGGTGATCTGTGTTCCTTCCAGATTGAGACGATTCAATTCGGTGAAACCAGAAATGACCTTCAGACCCTCGTCTGTGGTTCCCGTTCCCCACAGCCCCAGCCGCGTCAGTTTCTTCAGATCTTTGATCTGTTCCAACCCTGGGTCACCGATCATTGATTCATCCAAGTCGAGATAAGTCAGATTTGTCAAACCGGACAGATTCTTCATCCCTTCATCGGTCACCACGGTATCTCGCAAATGCAGTGTCTGGAGATTTTTCATGTCCTTGATGTTCTCAATACCGGGATTGCCCACAAAGTCCCGCCGTAAATGCAACGCTTCCATGTTGGTCATGTTTTTCAGATGCTTCATACCCTCATCGGAAATCTCGGTATCGTCCAGTTCCAGCGAAACCAGATTTTTATCCTTGAGCAGTTCCAGCGTTTTATCGGAAATATTGCGTCCCCACGTATTCAACCGCTGCAGATTGGGAAGTTGCGCGACATCTTTCATACCTTCGTCGGTCACCTGAGTCGCCTGTACCTTGAGCACTTTCAGGTTCTTCATCCCTTTGATCAACGGCATCCCTTCATCGTTGATTTCTTTATTGAACCGCAGATCCAGGTCTTTCAACTTGGGAAATGCGGCAACCACTTTCAAAGCATCATTGGTAATATTCGTCGCCCGCAGTGAAAGCACCTGCAGATCCTGTAGATCAGCCAGATTCTTGACCCCTTCGTCACCGATGGCGGTCGCCTCCAGATTTAAGAACCACAGTTTTTTCTTCTTGCCGATCTCTTCGGTCGCCGTATCGGTAAAATTGGGGCCCCAGATGGTCAATCGCTCCAGTGAAGGCAGACCCTCTAGATGCTTCAGGTCCTCATCTTTGGCGTTCGTGCCTTTCAAATCCAGAATCAGCACGCGTCCATCATCCGAAAGCACCATCTTCGCATCCAGGTCTTTAAATGCCTGAACGGCTTCAGGCGAATCCGGTTCCGCCGCCGACTTCTGTTTCGCATCCTTTGCCTGTTCACCCGCACCGGTTGAGCTCGACTTTTCTTGAGAGGCAGGAGTCGGGGGCGCACTCGAACTGGGGCATCCCGTTAACAGACATAAACCTACCAGAGAAAGAATCGCTTTCATTTTCATACTAACATCCCTTGTTGTGCTCGATCCGGCTCATAAATTCAGTTGTTCAAATCATTTTGAGAGAGCATAACAGATTCTCAAATGTCTTTCAGCTTTCAAGACGAAAACCAATCAACATCAAAGATTCATCGAACCCTCCTACGATACTAACAATGATCCCCAAAATAGACCGCTGGCAGAAACATTGCAATTCAAAGCATCTGTTTTCTGCAACTACTTGCGATTCCCTACCCAAACCGAGTATACTCAAAAGGCATAAACGCGCCCCGATGCGTTTAGCTTGATGACAGACCTGTTTACCAGCCCGTACCAGATTACGACGCCAATAAATCAAAGGATCTACAAGTGACACACCGCCTCTCCCTCGCCCCCCTGAGATTCTTAAGCCTGAGCTTAATTCTCTGTCTGTTCTGCCAGCAGGTTCCCGCCAAAGACTGGCCCACCTATCTGGTCGACAAAGAACGAGCCGGTGCGACTTCCGATACCTTCCAGCTTCCATTAACTCCCGCCTGGAAGTACGCGGCTCCCGCTGCTCCGAAAACAGGTCAGACCGATCCGGGTGAGCGGGTCATCGAAGGGCATGATCTCGAATCACGCGTCGATTTTGATGACGCCCTCCATGTCGCACTCGCACAAGGCAAAGCCTACTTCGGTTCGTCTGTCGATCATCAGATTCGCTGTGTCGACTTGAAGTCCGGCAAGGTACTCTGGCGTTTTTATACGGGTGGTCCGATCCGTTTAGCACCGACTTATGACAACTCCAAAATCTATTTCGGCTCAGACGATGGTTTCGTGTATTGCCTGGACGCTGCGACGGGAAAAGAAGTCTGGAAATTACGAGCCGGGCTCAACGAAGAAATGATCATTGCCCGGGGAGAAATGGTTTCACGCTGGCCCGTCAGAACGAGCATTCTATTAGACGACGGCATCGCCTACTTTGGAGCCGGCATTTTCCCTCATGAAAATATTTACCTCTACGCCGTCAATGCCGACTCCGGTAAAGTCGTCTGGAAAATCGACAATCTCAGCCAGACCAGCGCCGGCCGCAATGAACTTTCTCCACAGGGTTACCTGCTGGCCAACGACGAATTTCTGTTCATTCCCTCCGGTCGCTCTCTCCCCGCTGCCTTCAACAAGAAAACGGGAGAGCAGGAACACAAGCGATCATACAGCTGGAGAAGCACAGCCGGGGGCGTGGTCGGCGGAACGCAGGCCTTACTGGCTGACGGTCAGATCTACTCCATGGGAGCACATCATATCCTGGCATTATCTCAGGATAAAGGGGACGTCGGTTTTGCCTGGATCAACGGTCAACAAATGGCCGTTCAGGGAGAGTTCGCTTATCTCGCGACTGGAAGTGAAGTCCTCAAAGTCAATCGGCAGGAACATGCCGTTGGCTCACAAAAGGCACACAAAAATGACATGACCATCAAGAGCCTGTTTTCCAAACTGCGAAAACTCAAGGGCGAAAAAGCAAAAGCCGCCCGCGCGGAAATCAAAACGTTACAGGACGAAAACAAAAAACTTGCTAAAGCAGGCTTGATCTGGGAACAGGCAACACCCGCCCGCGATGCATTGATTGTCGCGGGAGACAAAGTCGTTGTCGGCGGTCAGGATCAGGTTTTGATTCTCGATGAGAAATCAGGCAAGGTCCTGGAAACACTGAATGTCAAAGGGCAGGCACGCGGCCTGGCGGTCTCTGACGGTCAACTTGTCGTCAGCACATCCGCAGGCGAAATTATCGCCTTTCGCACAGCAACCGAGACCAAATCTTCCGAACAGCCTGTTGACGCCGTCACTCTCAAAACACCTTACCCCGAAGACAAGCTGACATCCCTGTATGAACAGGCTGCCAAAGATATTTTGGCTCATACCAATGTTAAAGACGGCTTCTGTCTGGTACTGGGTAATGAAGACGGCAGACTCGCCTATGAACTGGCACGAAACAGTAATCTTAAAATTTATTGTATCGAACCCGACAGCGCCAAAGTCGCAGCCGCCCGCGAAAAACTGAGCCAGGCCGGCTATTACGGTCACCGCATTACCATCCACCAGACGGAACTCTCTCCGCTCCCTTATTCACGGTACTTCGCAAATCTGATCGTTTCCGACACCCTACTCAAAACCGGTCAGATTCCGGGAATTCCCAAAGACATCGCCACACACGTCAAACCACTCGGCGGAACGATCTGCCTGGGTGCTCCCGCAAATTCAAAATCAGAAACAGCCGCCTCTTCGAAATTAACGGATTGGCTCAAACAGACCAAACTCGGTGAGACGGCGCAGATCAAAGACCTCGGTAGCTATGCCCTGCTCAAACGGGGTGCATTACCGGGAGCCGGCAGCTGGTCTCACCAGTATGGTGACCCGGGAAATACGGCCAGCAGTAAAGATCAACGCGTCCGCGGCGGCCTGGGGGTACTCTGGTTTGGTGATCCTGGCGAAAAGAAAATGGTCAACCGCCACGAAGGCGCCGTCGGCCCGCTGGCGATTAACGGTCGCCTGTTTATTCAAGGCGAAAGTACCATCATGGCGTTCGACGCCTACAACGGCTTGTTCCTCTGGGAACGCGAAAACCCACAGGCTATTCGAACCGGCGTATTTCAAAACCAGAACCCCGGTAACCTCGTTGCCAGCGACGATAGCCTGTTCTTCATGATGAAAGAGAGCTGCTACCAGTTGGACGCCGCGACCGGCAAAACCGTCGCGAAAATCCCACTGCCGGAAAAACTCAACGATGGAAAACATGAGTGGGGTTATCTCGCCTATCAGGACGGTCTGATTTTTGGAACCGCCACCACGCGAAATGAACTTGAAGCCCGTCTGAAGCGACGCGGTCGTAAAACCGATGATTCCACCGACGCCCTGTTTGCCATCGATGTCAAAACCGGAAAGCCAGTCTGGAGCTACCAGGGCAAAAATATCGCCCACCATACCATTGCCATCGGACCCGAAGCCGCTTATTTCATCGACAGCTCCATCACCAGCGAGCAACGTGCCGATATCCTGCGGCAGGATAAATCACACCTGAAAGAGTTGACGGGCAAAGAACGCGAAATTGCCGAAGATCGCCTGAAAAAACAGGACCTGCGTCTGGCCGTCGCCCTCGACATAAAGACCGGTAAAAAGCTCTGGGCGAATCCCGTCGACGTGACCGACTGTAGTGAAATCGGCATCGGGGGCGGCAAATTATCCCTGCTCTATCAGAACAATGTGTTAGTCATCTGTGGTGCGAATGCGAACGGCCACTATTGGAAACAGTTCATCGCCGGCGATTTCTCCCGCCGACGAATGGTGGCACTCAATTCCGCCGATGGTTCGATTCTCTGGAAGAAAGATGCCAACTATCGGCATCGCCCGATTATCGTCGGCGACAAAATCATCGCCGAGCCCTGGTCCTACGACCTTTACACCGGAATTCAACATACACGCAAACATCCCCTCACCGGGCAGCAGGTTCCCTGGAGTATTATGCGGGAAGGCCATCACTGCGGCATGCTCGCGGCTTCAGAAAATCTGTTGATGTTCCGTTCCGGCTACACCGGTTTCTACGACCTTGAAAAAGACGGCGGCACGCGGCACTTTGCCGGTCACCGCACCGGTTGCTGGATCAACGCCATTCCTGCCAACGGTCTGGTGATGATTCCCGAATCCAGTGCCGGCTGTGTCTGCCTGTTCTCAATTTCCTCCACGATTGTGCTCGAACCGCGCGAAGAACGAACGCACTGGACCATCTTCAGCTCGGTCGGTCCGAAAACCCCCGTGCAACACATGGCCCTCAACATGGGAGCTCCCGGCGACCGACGCGATGCCCATGGCACGGTCTGGATGGCGTATCCCCGTCCACGCCCCAGCCGGGAAACCGGACTCGACTTCAAATTCGATATCAAACCCAAATTCGCCGCAGGCGGTGGATACAACAGTCTCAATGAAATCACACACCCTGTCAAAGAAGCGGAACCACCCTGGGTCTATACATCCTGGGCACGCGGTTTACAAGAATGTACGATTCCCCTGTTAGGCAAGAACGATGCTCCCGCAACCTATTCTGTGGAACTTTCGTTCTCAGATCTGGAACCGGTCGCGTTGAAAGATCAGCAGGAACCGCCTCTGTTTGAGATCAAGCTGCAGGGAAAAGTCGTCAAAAAGGATTTCAATCCGCACGCGGCCAAAACAATTCAGGTACAGAAATTTAATAACGTCTCTGTGAAAGATAATCTGCAGTTGGAATTCGTTCCACAAAATGAAAGCGCAAAACAAATGCCGCCTGCATTAAGTGGAATTGAAATTATCCGCTCAGATTCATAGACTGGTCCTCTGATTCCGATCTTGAACCAGTTCTCTCTTTCAAGCGAGATAATGTGAATTATTCCCTGCAATGCAAACGAGCCTGTCTCTGTCTGATTTTGATTCTGTTCAGTTTCAGCGGGCTGACTTCCGCCCATGCGCTGGAGTTGACGCTCGATCCACCCGGAGATCGTGAATTCGTTCGCGATCTCGCAGGCATGTTGGACGAAAACACCACCAAGCAGATCAAAGAACTCTGCGACAAGCTGCTCACCGACAAAGCCACACCAATCATTGTGGTCACCATTGATTCGATGGCCAAACATGGCGGGGCCGACATGCGAATCGAAACCTTCGCCACACTTCTGTTCAATCAGTGGCAGATCGGCCATGCCAAACTGGGGGACCAGGACTGGAACACCGGCATCTTACTGTTGGTTTCGAAAGACGACCGTAAAGCTCGGATCGAACTCGGTGCTGGCTGGGGTCATCGCGAAGATAAACTCTGCCAGCAGATTATGAACGATTATATCATCGCCAACTTCAAGCAGGGAAAGTTTGACGCAGGTATCCTGGCCGGAGTGGAAGCACTCGACAAGATGGCGCGCAAGCTGGAACTGCCCACGAAACCTGTTTCTCCCTGGACTTATGTCATTATCGCGGTCGCCATCGGGCTGGTCATATTCACGTTCGTCTCGCTCATCCGTCGCGGCTCCAGTGGCTGGGCCTGGTTGTTCTGGGGTGTCGTCTTCGCCGTCATTGGCACGATCCTGTATCAAATGTTAAATAACCGTGGCGGCGGTGGTGGTGGCTTTAGTGGCGGCTCATTTGGAGGTGGCTTCTCCGGAGGCGGCGGGGCATCCGGTTCCTGGTAACCAGCCTCCCCCTCTCACACAAGTTTGAAAGTAACAACTCATGCAGAGCGCATTTACTTATTTAACCGAAGACCAACAGAAACAGGTCGAGCAGGCAGTCGTCGAAGCCGAACAACAGACATCCTGCGAAATCGTACCTGTTCTGGCAACGTCTTCAGGCCGTTACGACCGCCCCGAAGACATCGTCGGGCTCTGGCTGACAGTCATCACGGCGATCACTCTCTGGTTCTTGTTCCCCAGGACCGCCGGACAGGCAGGAGACTGGGGCGGCATGCCTGTAGTCGTCGAACTGATCCTGGCCGCGCTGTTATTGGTCCTGGCGTTCATCATTGGCGCCGTCGCCGGCAGTCGCATTGGCTGGCTCAGACGCCTCTTCACACCCCGCCAGCAAATGCAGGATGAAGTCGCCGCCCGGGCACGCGAAATCTTCTTTGACAAACGTGTCCACCATACCGAAGGGGGAACCGGCATCCTGATCTACATCTCCCTCTTTGAGCACATGGCCGTCGCTCTGGCTGATCAGGCGGTCATCGACAAGCTCGGCCAAACCTTCATCGACCAGCTCTGCCAGAAACTGACCGAAGGCCTGCATTCAGGCGATGCAACCACAGCAATATGCGATGTCATCCAGGAAATCGGCACACAGGCCTCCACACCCCTGCCCCGCGCAGAAGATGATCAGAATGAATTGCACGATGTCCTGGTACTCATCGACTAAGTCCGTCCGCTGCTGTTCCAAAAGTATCTTAACATTGTTATGCGGAATATCGCGTTTTTTAAACGCAATTCTGTGCCCGGTTTCTGGTAATAACCGTTACCCCTTCGCATACAACCTGCCTGTCTTGATGCAAAAGCATGCAGAAACTTCACTAAAAGCACGCTTCATTGTGTCGTATCGACGCCTATCGACCACACTTCACGCCACGTTCAAACCCGATCCCCCCTTTTCAAAGCATCTCGCGCCTTGATGAGAGCACTTCGAAAACAGGGAACATTCAGCACAACTCCCCTTTATTCAGCAGCATTTCATCACTAGTTCTCTCTCTTCACACCACATGTCTGCCAAAGAAAAGCATGTCGTTTCAGTTTGTCACTACTGTCGACATTCGCACTCATTTGGTATAATGAACAGACAGACGTAGTACGAATTCAGCACTGATCATAATCAGGCTGTATAAAGCGAACATCGTTTCCACTTTGAATAAAGGAAGACATCATGACTGACCGAAATCGATTGGATGAACTGATCGGCGCTCTGGAACAACAGCGCGATGAACTCGCATTGAAAATTCATCTCGGCAAACAGGAAGCCAAAGACGAATGGGAAAAGGTCACCGACAAGCTGAATCAACTGCAGGATGACTACAAACCGGTGAAAGACGCCATGAAAGAATCAGCCGGCAGCGTAGTCGATTCGCTGTTCAACGTCGGCAAAGAAATTCAGGAGAGCTTTCAGCGCATCCGTAAATCACTCTGATAATCACTGATGGAACTCCGGATAGAGCACAGAAACGTTACTCAGTAAGCATTTGATTTATGGAAATCTCAGTCACGCAAACGCTGATTATCAGTATTCTCGTGCTCTATGTCGGATCGTTCCTCATAGACCATCTTCGCTGGTTGAGTAAATACAACATCCCCTCAGCCGTGGTAGGCGGCATCCTCTGCAGCCTGATCGTGGCAATTTACTACACCGTAACCGGACGGGAAATCACGTTTGACCTCTCGTTGCGCGATCTACTGTTGCTCGTCTTCTTCAGCACCATCGGCTTATCAGCAAAGCTCCGGACCTTAGCGGACGGCGGCATCGCACTGGGCAAGATGTTGCTCATTTCCATCCTGTTTCTGGTTTTGCAAAATGTCGCCGGCATCAGCGTTGCCGCTCTGTTTGGTTTCAATTCGGGTTATGGTCTGATGGCGGGAAGTATTTCCTTCGCCGGCGGATTCGGTACGGCAATCAGCTGGGGAGAAGTTGCCCGGGAAGCCGGTCTCCACGGTGCAACGGAAGCGGGAATCGCCTGCGCCACCTTCGGCCTGATCGCCGGCGGTTTAATCGGTGGCCCGCTCGCTGAGTACTTGATTCAAAAAAACAGGCTCAATGGAGAAATTGAGCCGGAAAGCCTGGAAAACGAGACCGAATCGGGCACCAGTTCGATCCCCGTCACCATCGAAGGCATGCTCGGCACCATTCTGGCTTTGGCGATTTGTGTTTCTGCCGGCGATGTCGTCAATCAATGGTTACATACCAAAGGACTCGGATTACCCGGCTTTCTCACCGCACTGTTTGTAGGAATTGTGTTAACCAACACTCTGGACCTCTTTCAGAAAGAACTCCATTCTAACGCCATCCGACTCTGCGGAGATATCTCACTGGAACTGTTTCTCAGTATGAGTCTGATGAGTATGCAGCTCTGGACGCTGGCTTCCAGTGTCGGCCCGTTGCTAACCGTCGTCGTGGCCCAGATCCTCGTGATGGCACTCATTGCGTACCACATTGTGTTTCGTTTTATGGGAAGAAATTATGACGCAGCAGTCATGTCGGGTGGCTTCATCGGCCTCGGGTTAGGCGCCACCCCGGTCGCAATGGCAAACATGAACGCGCTCGTCAAAAAGTATGGCGCCTCCCCACAGGCATTTCTGGTGATCCCCTTAATGGGGGCCTTCTTTATTGATATCGCCAATGCCATGATCTTGCGACTGTTTTTGTCACTGCATATTTATTGAACGCCGTCCCCGTTGCAGACACCGATTCGCTATTCGTTGTTCAGCGATTTCAACCAGATCGAATTCAATCGCAGTCCCGGAATACCGCCGGCGTTGGCTGCCTGAATGGTGAGCGTCTGCTGGCCCGCTTTCAGTTCCAGTGTTCCCACGGATCGCTTGAGAAACACATTCTGGCTCGTGCTCATCGGCAGCTCACAGTTGAGCTTCGACTTACCGACTGATATTTCCAGCGTCCCTGCGGCAGGCGAGGCATCTCGATACCCGTAACTCAACTCCACCGTATATCGCCCCGGCTTCAGCACATCCAGTTGCCAGGTCGCACTGCCGGCGTTCGATTTCCAGCCGTCGATCGTATCCCAGTCGTAGCCGTCAAACGAATATTCCAGCCCGTCCCCTTTGAGAATCGCCCAGCTCGGCTGCAGTTCCACAACCGGTTCCTCGGAATCGCCCACCGGAATCGCCGCCGGCTGATAGACTTGGCCCTCGGTCACATCATCAAACCAGCGCAAGAATTCGTTCCGCAGTCGTGATGCTACCTCGGGGTACTTCCGTGAGACATCTTTCGTCTCTCCCG
This window of the Gimesia fumaroli genome carries:
- a CDS encoding uracil-DNA glycosylase — encoded protein: MNESADRRSQRAARQLIESWQRAGVTHLKRMAPVPQPPVEEAPAIQPAAPVVSQPPEPSPVQRETQPVLEAGSPLPSAPAEIAPRDVVNETETPRKEMSVARTAKSKLTKAERQAELEIVAAKVAKCKKCPELASTRTQTVFGVGNPKAKIMFIGEAPGADEDKQGEPFVGRAGKLMDKIIEACQIKRSDIYIANILRCRPPGNRNPTNEEADNCRGFLDAQIEIVDPDYIVCWGSVAAKNLLHSELPIGKMRGQFYEYGRARVVCTYHPSYLLRNPSAKKNVWDDMIYLFADMGVDLKAQS
- a CDS encoding leucine-rich repeat domain-containing protein — translated: MKMKAILSLVGLCLLTGCPSSSAPPTPASQEKSSSTGAGEQAKDAKQKSAAEPDSPEAVQAFKDLDAKMVLSDDGRVLILDLKGTNAKDEDLKHLEGLPSLERLTIWGPNFTDTATEEIGKKKKLWFLNLEATAIGDEGVKNLADLQDLQVLSLRATNITNDALKVVAAFPKLKDLDLRFNKEINDEGMPLIKGMKNLKVLKVQATQVTDEGMKDVAQLPNLQRLNTWGRNISDKTLELLKDKNLVSLELDDTEISDEGMKHLKNMTNMEALHLRRDFVGNPGIENIKDMKNLQTLHLRDTVVTDEGMKNLSGLTNLTYLDLDESMIGDPGLEQIKDLKKLTRLGLWGTGTTDEGLKVISGFTELNRLNLEGTQITDDGLDALLPLKKLEYLNLSKTEIGDAGLEKLAALKNLKELQLSFSQVTDEGVDKFKAAVPGCKVKR
- a CDS encoding TlpA disulfide reductase family protein, yielding MIATHSTCRNQFPIILALTLLLFSIGCTAQKESKPESTKTEASSQTEVEAPAEISKPEKTIEITLTLSDDKGFQEILEQQKGKVVLVDFWALWCVPCRKNFHHTVEWKTKFAEQGLTVISVSMDESDEDTQKEVLEFLEEQDAQFTNILATASDDQDPMKTFGIDNDTLPHYRIYDRTGSLVKKFYFKEPDQSFTQADIETALETTLKQKPE
- a CDS encoding alpha/beta hydrolase, whose protein sequence is MIRKLWSTCIDELFGFYLLHRFFYYQKQPLVVSNAGESVPELHSGDLTTFFSPVPTAAQLEYQPRLRPASKLTFDAAEVEDFQFLSSIQTTFPENDLVKGRHWKSTAVSRESGASPRYTVVAVDGIVQMGIRSFNRLAQRLTPCGVDVVMLDSPFNYRRTPAGYRPGQLIAGGNLDHQLTVARQGVLDLWSLILALQNQGHQIGLVGISHGAWMSLTAALLIDQLEFVMAITPPVDLFHILEEGGTVVNAIRRGVGDDVTEPERLEQLTRPLVVPNWQPRLDASAIHLHVADFDRFVPSFRIQALAEQWQAKSSHHRLGHIEATTGPKVVAQVAEDVLDFWNLKPQ
- a CDS encoding CBS domain-containing protein — its product is MQVRVRDLMTVNPVSVLTGTSLQEAATQMILAESAEIYVIDQQQRLIGVVPDYAILKHKLMHQHLNDPIDSIMNVQLESLSPEDDALQLAHLFRDRRNSCMAVTEQGRLVGKLSCRDLFRTIMTLDSIESTEEQSSVADSQSTAESDSPASSMNPPHLNRYSLRKQLLQLNGPKCK